From a region of the Tachypleus tridentatus isolate NWPU-2018 chromosome 1, ASM421037v1, whole genome shotgun sequence genome:
- the LOC143245301 gene encoding techylectin-5A-like isoform X1, producing MFRTLKLLLMIALIGQNYGITSSRNPEHCEVASLTGMLDSVTFLVSNVKEQLQNKVTKERTCRPISPGPRDCAQVFLNGHQTSGVYRIWPTPWETVGSLNVYCDMNTEGGGWTVIQRRGDYGNPTDYFYKPWQDYKQGFGNIVKDFWLGNDWIFAITNQGNYSLRFDLKDKENNTRYAIYENFWIDNESHLYRLHVNGYSGDAGDSFGPHNGYNFSTKDRDHDTYDTSCAQKFKGGWWYLNCHGSNLNGLYLNGEHESYADGINWKEWKGYHYSLTEVEMKIRPLNFNPFERESV from the exons ATGTTTAGAACACTAAAACTTCTACTTATGATTGCTTTGATTGGTCAGAATTATGGAATAACAAGCAGTCGGAACCCGGAACATTGTGAAGTAGCATCTTTGACAGGCATGCTGGATTCTGTCACGTTTTTGGTTTCCAACGTGAAAGAACAATTACAAAACAAAG tTACTAAGGAAAGGACCTGTCGTCCTATATCTCCTGGTCCAAGAGACTGCGCTCAAGTGTTTCTAAACGGACACCAAACAAGTGGCGTGTACCGTATTTGGCCCACACCATGGGAGACCGTAGGAAGTTTAAACGTTTATTGTGATATGAATACTGAAGGAGGAGGTTGGACT GTTATCCAAAGAAGAGGAGATTATGGAAATCCCACAGACTACTTTTACAAGCCTTGGCAGGATTATAAGCAGGGATTTGGGAACATTGTAAAGGATTTTTGGTTAG gaaatgactggatatttgCCATAACGAACCAAGGAAACTATTCCCTTCGGTTTGACTTGAAAGACAAAGAAAATAACACGCGTTACGCCATCTATGAAAATTTTTGGATCGACAATGAAAGTCATCTATACCGCTTGCATGTGAATGGCTACAGTGGCGACGCAG GTGACAGTTTTGGGCCTCACAACGGATATAACTTCTCAACCAAAGACAGGGATCATGATACTTATGACACCAGCTGTGCACAAAAGTTCAAAGGAGGTTGGTGGTACCTTAACTGTCATGGATCAAACCTGAACGGACTGTACCTCAATGGAGAGCATGAAAGCTATGCTGATGGAATAAATTGGAAAGAATGGAAAGGTTATCACTACTCTCTTACAGAAGTCGAAATGAAGATACGACCTCTTAACTTTAACCCTTTTGAAAGGGAAAGCGTTTAG